The window CGTCCTGGTCAGGGTGGTGAAATTGCCCGTAGCGCCGGTACCTATGCACAGCTTGCTGCGCGTGATGGTAAATACGCTGTATTGAAAATGCCTTCCGGTGAGACCCGCATGATTTTGACTGCATGTCTTGCTACTATTGGAACAGTATCCAATGCAGATCACATCCAGGAAAGTCTTGGTAAAGCCGGTCGTTCCCGTTGGATGGGCCGTCGCCCACGAGTTCGTGGTGTTGCGATGAACCCGGTTGATCACCCGATGGGTGGAGGTGAAGGTCGTGCATCCGGAGGACATCCGCGTTCACGTAAGGGATTACTTGCAAAAGGTTACAAGACCCGCAAGAATAAGACCACTGACAAATACATCATCGAGAAACGCAAAAAGTAATCAATGGATGAACTAAAGGATGAATGCTTAAAACAGTTCACCGGAAGTTCTAAAATCAAATAAGAAAAATGGCTCGTTCACTTAAAAAAGGTCCGTATATCGCCCATCATCTTGAGCAGAAAGTTGTGAAGATGAATGAAAGCAAAAAGAAGACCGTGATCAAAACATGGTCCCGTGCTTCGATGATCGCTCCGGAATTCGTTGGTCATACCTTTGCAGTTCATAACGGAAATAAATTCATCCCTGTATATATTACGGAAAACATGGTAGGTCACAAACTCGGAGAATTTGCACCGACACGTACGTTCCGTGGCCACAGTGGTAACCGTAATGCATAATTAAAATTCAATTAATCATTTAATCCATCATGGGAGTCAGAAAGAGATTAGCTGCTGAAAAGCGCAAAGAAGACTTGAAGTCGACCTCTATCGCAAAGTTGGTTAACGTACCCACATCACCACGTAAGATGCGTGTTGTTGCTGACCTGGTGCGCGGTAAGGAAGTGATGCAGGCACTCAATATTTTGAAATATAATGCCAAAGCACCTGCTGCTCGTCTGGAGAAGTTGTTGCAATCGGCTATCGTGAACTGGGAAACCAAGAGCGGTGATAAAATTGACGAAGGCAAAGTGTATGTAAAGCTGATCCAGGTGGACAGCGCGCG of the Bacteroidota bacterium genome contains:
- the rplV gene encoding 50S ribosomal protein L22, encoding MGVRKRLAAEKRKEDLKSTSIAKLVNVPTSPRKMRVVADLVRGKEVMQALNILKYNAKAPAARLEKLLQSAIVNWETKSGDKIDEGKVYVKLIQVDSARMLKRLRPAPQGRGYRVRKRSNHVTIVLDSVANKPQSAKAEPAATEEAK
- the rpsS gene encoding 30S ribosomal protein S19 is translated as MARSLKKGPYIAHHLEQKVVKMNESKKKTVIKTWSRASMIAPEFVGHTFAVHNGNKFIPVYITENMVGHKLGEFAPTRTFRGHSGNRNA